One genomic window of Desulfobacteraceae bacterium includes the following:
- a CDS encoding PAS domain S-box protein: protein MESEPHYRSLFENNHAVMLIIDPDDGAIVDANPAACAFYGWPHEVLTRKRISDINTLDGAQIRSEMAAAVGKRRDHFTFRHRRADGSIRVVEVLSGPIQVRGRQLLYSIVDDITERKRIEEALARSEAFQRAMIACSPVALYSIDLQGNVLTWNASAERIFGWKADEVLGRPLPIVPDDKQAEFTRLRGLLMAGQNFSNLQLVRRKKDGSPVDCSLSTAPILDDDGAVIGIMGAVEDITERKRADEALRASEQRFRLLVESAPDGVFVQSGGNFSYLNRAAARLFGAAAPEELIGRPVLERLHPDFRQVVCERMHRLNRKQATAPRQEEVFLRLDGSPVHVEVTAVPIHFGGADAALVFARDTTEIIQARLQQSYLEEQLHQAQKLESVGRLAGGVAHDFNNLLSVILGFSEMVLADAGCGHPHRDPLRAIHEAAQRARDLTRQLLAFSRKQLLEIKVVDINQVVAGFKRLLGRLLGEDIALKFMLAARPLTVKADAAQLEQVLMNLAVNARDAMAEGGTLTIATAAVALDNAYTANKPGLTPGDYAMIGVSDTGCGMHRDILSRIFEPFFTTKDKEKGTGLGLATTYGIVKQHEGGIWAHSEPGRGTTFKVYLPLCSEPATVVAVQTVQDKDDVAGAATVLVVEDDAAVRRLAVDILKRGGYRVIDSDSVEDAVRRAAGHDGPLHLVLTDVVMPGMKGPEVYARICAHHPEAKVLYMSGYTENVIAHRGVLQENVAFIQKPFSVAGLLEKIGQLLRR, encoded by the coding sequence ATGGAAAGCGAACCCCACTACCGCAGCCTGTTTGAAAACAATCATGCCGTGATGCTGATCATCGACCCGGACGATGGTGCGATCGTTGACGCCAATCCCGCCGCCTGCGCCTTTTACGGCTGGCCGCACGAGGTGCTGACCCGAAAGAGAATTTCCGATATCAATACCCTCGACGGGGCCCAGATTCGCAGCGAGATGGCGGCGGCCGTCGGCAAACGGCGGGATCATTTCACCTTTCGCCACCGGCGCGCCGACGGGTCGATCCGGGTTGTGGAGGTCCTCAGCGGGCCGATCCAGGTGCGCGGCCGCCAGTTGCTCTACTCCATCGTCGATGACATCACCGAGCGCAAACGGATCGAAGAGGCCCTGGCAAGGAGTGAGGCGTTTCAGCGGGCCATGATCGCCTGCTCGCCGGTGGCACTCTACAGCATCGATCTCCAGGGAAACGTGTTGACCTGGAACGCCTCGGCCGAGCGGATCTTCGGCTGGAAGGCCGATGAGGTCCTGGGCCGGCCCCTGCCCATCGTGCCCGACGACAAACAGGCCGAATTCACCCGCCTGCGCGGCCTTCTGATGGCCGGCCAGAATTTTTCCAACCTTCAGCTGGTGCGGCGTAAAAAGGACGGCAGCCCGGTGGACTGCAGCCTTTCCACCGCGCCCATCCTGGATGACGACGGCGCGGTGATCGGCATCATGGGGGCGGTGGAGGACATCACCGAGCGCAAGCGCGCGGATGAGGCGCTGCGGGCGAGTGAGCAGCGCTTTCGACTGCTGGTGGAAAGTGCGCCGGATGGGGTTTTTGTTCAGAGCGGGGGAAATTTCAGCTATCTGAATCGGGCCGCAGCCCGGCTTTTCGGCGCCGCGGCACCCGAGGAACTCATCGGTCGACCTGTTCTGGAGCGCCTGCACCCCGATTTCCGCCAAGTGGTTTGCGAACGCATGCACCGTTTGAACCGCAAGCAAGCCACGGCTCCGCGGCAGGAGGAGGTCTTTTTGCGGCTTGACGGCAGCCCGGTGCATGTCGAGGTGACGGCGGTTCCCATCCACTTCGGCGGCGCCGACGCGGCCTTGGTTTTTGCACGCGACACCACCGAAATTATCCAGGCCCGGCTTCAGCAGAGCTATCTCGAAGAACAGCTTCACCAGGCCCAGAAGCTGGAATCCGTTGGCCGTTTGGCGGGCGGTGTGGCCCACGACTTCAACAATCTTCTGTCGGTCATTCTGGGCTTCAGCGAAATGGTGCTGGCAGACGCCGGGTGCGGCCATCCGCACCGCGATCCGCTGCGGGCCATCCATGAGGCCGCCCAGCGGGCCAGGGATCTGACCCGCCAACTGCTGGCCTTCAGCCGCAAACAGCTGCTGGAAATCAAGGTGGTGGACATCAACCAGGTGGTGGCCGGTTTTAAACGCCTGCTGGGGCGTCTGCTCGGGGAGGATATCGCCTTGAAGTTCATGCTGGCAGCGCGGCCCCTGACCGTCAAGGCGGATGCCGCACAGCTGGAGCAGGTGCTGATGAACCTGGCGGTCAACGCCCGCGATGCCATGGCCGAGGGCGGCACCCTGACCATCGCAACCGCGGCGGTGGCCCTGGACAACGCCTACACCGCCAACAAGCCGGGTCTGACCCCCGGCGATTATGCCATGATCGGGGTCAGCGACACCGGCTGCGGCATGCATCGGGACATTCTGAGCCGCATTTTCGAGCCCTTTTTCACCACCAAGGACAAGGAAAAAGGCACGGGGCTGGGACTGGCCACCACCTACGGGATCGTCAAGCAGCACGAGGGCGGCATCTGGGCGCACAGCGAACCGGGCCGCGGAACCACTTTCAAGGTCTACCTGCCGCTTTGTTCGGAGCCGGCGACCGTGGTCGCCGTTCAGACTGTTCAGGACAAGGATGATGTTGCCGGTGCCGCGACGGTTCTGGTGGTGGAGGACGATGCGGCCGTGCGCCGCCTGGCCGTGGACATTCTGAAACGCGGCGGCTACCGGGTGATCGATTCCGATTCGGTGGAAGACGCCGTCCGGCGGGCCGCAGGGCATGACGGCCCCCTCCACCTGGTGCTCACCGATGTCGTCATGCCGGGAATGAAGGGCCCCGAGGTTTACGCCCGCATCTGCGCACACCACCCCGAGGCCAAGGTGCTTTACATGTCCGGCTACACCGAAAACGTGATTGCCCACCGCGGGGTGTTGCAGGAAAACGTCGCGTTTATCCAGAAGCCGTTTTCAGTCGCGGGCCTGCTGGAGAAAATCGGCCAGCTGCTCCGTCGGTAG
- a CDS encoding endonuclease/exonuclease/phosphatase family protein: protein MTKFKVATWNLENLYLPGSSSGPPTDAAYQAKLESLAAVILNLDPDVLAVQEVGDQEALTDLLARLQNRYHHTRLSAHPDPRGIRVGFISKLELHEPLDFVAFPEEGLPSVPGIDGKGNPVAVSRMGRGALLVAVHPKAGVAVHLITAHLKSKLLTYPSRSGRARFSPQDEDERAWVAGMALMKRTAEAVTLRVKANALLAENDCRALIVLGDLNDVVDAATTQILKGPGGSEINNRRALNRSDQGDDTRLWNLAHLIPTARRYSRKYRGTGELIDHIFVSQELLPGKPRRLPAVDSHVDAIGDGLPAVDDHPGARLGEAGSDHAPITAVFDL, encoded by the coding sequence ATGACGAAATTCAAAGTGGCGACGTGGAATCTGGAGAACCTCTACCTGCCGGGAAGCAGTTCCGGCCCTCCGACGGATGCCGCCTACCAGGCCAAGCTGGAGAGTTTGGCGGCGGTCATTCTTAATTTGGATCCGGATGTTCTGGCCGTCCAGGAGGTCGGCGACCAGGAAGCCCTGACGGACCTGCTGGCGAGGCTGCAGAACCGCTACCACCACACCAGACTCTCGGCCCACCCGGATCCCCGGGGGATCCGGGTGGGGTTCATCTCCAAACTGGAGCTTCACGAGCCCTTGGATTTCGTGGCTTTTCCGGAGGAGGGACTCCCCTCTGTGCCGGGAATCGACGGCAAGGGCAACCCCGTCGCGGTTTCCCGGATGGGCCGCGGCGCCCTTCTGGTGGCGGTACACCCCAAGGCCGGTGTTGCGGTTCACCTGATCACCGCGCACTTGAAATCGAAGCTGCTGACCTACCCCAGCCGGTCGGGCCGCGCACGCTTCTCACCCCAGGATGAGGATGAGCGCGCCTGGGTGGCGGGCATGGCGCTGATGAAGCGCACCGCCGAGGCCGTCACCCTGCGGGTGAAGGCCAATGCGCTGCTGGCCGAAAACGATTGCCGGGCGCTGATCGTGCTCGGCGATCTGAATGACGTCGTGGACGCGGCGACCACCCAGATCCTCAAGGGGCCCGGAGGCAGCGAGATCAACAACCGACGGGCCCTCAACCGATCGGATCAGGGGGACGACACGCGCCTCTGGAACCTGGCCCACTTGATTCCGACCGCCAGGAGATATTCCAGAAAGTACAGGGGCACCGGAGAGCTCATCGATCACATTTTCGTCAGCCAGGAGCTGCTGCCGGGAAAGCCTCGCCGGCTTCCCGCAGTGGACAGCCACGTCGACGCCATCGGCGACGGGCTGCCCGCGGTGGACGACCATCCCGGCGCGCGGCTGGGCGAGGCCGGCTCGGATCATGCCCCGATCACGGCCGTTTTTGACCTCTAG